Proteins from one Candidatus Poseidoniia archaeon genomic window:
- a CDS encoding integrin alpha has translation MMFISAVSLLVLDAAGTRWEQTSAADFDDGESFFVETSGGTLKLSRGLTGTWSAVGESSSDLFGRSVASAGDVNGDGYADVIVGAYGNDGAGSLAGEAYVYHGSASGLSATPDWSDQGEAAYDYFGCSVASAGDVNGDGYADVIVGADGNDDAGSAAGEAYVYGGSGYVERGVFESEALTLDSTDSADWLMLRWTPSKPQPAGTTVKAQVGTSSDGLTWTWHGPTGSTSSYFTNPAGQAIYAGDRGKFLKVRFYLTSDFSEPGDAKGDGAGVRTPSVESFSVDYVRFIAPTVSLTWPNGGENLMHGESYAVTWDVTGDLSGSTAIALAYSLDGGSTYTSITSATANDGHYLWTLPSNENVERALIRITATALDGSTVQDTSDGTFSIDPPEFWQTGDGETIDTEPPAITLFAPGEATAGEPLTVRAEVTDETAVTQVALRYTAGDGEPVTVAMSPAGNGVWEVTLLPAEGALELAVIASDGSNVVETPSQSLSVGAAGGAGTAAGGSMTALAVLGAAALGLLAGLSRRRE, from the coding sequence ATGATGTTCATCAGCGCAGTATCGCTGCTCGTCCTCGACGCAGCCGGAACCCGCTGGGAACAGACCAGCGCCGCCGACTTCGATGATGGAGAGAGCTTCTTCGTCGAGACAAGCGGCGGGACGCTGAAGCTCAGCCGTGGGTTGACCGGCACCTGGAGTGCCGTGGGCGAATCCTCGTCCGACCTCTTCGGCCGCAGCGTCGCCTCGGCGGGCGACGTGAACGGCGATGGCTACGCGGACGTCATCGTCGGCGCGTACGGCAACGACGGTGCCGGCAGTCTTGCAGGCGAGGCGTACGTGTACCACGGCTCCGCCAGCGGCCTCTCGGCGACGCCGGACTGGAGCGACCAGGGCGAGGCGGCGTACGACTACTTCGGCTGCAGCGTCGCCAGTGCGGGCGACGTGAACGGCGACGGCTACGCAGACGTCATCGTCGGCGCGGACGGCAACGACGACGCCGGCAGCGCAGCGGGCGAGGCGTACGTGTATGGCGGCAGTGGCTATGTCGAGCGCGGCGTCTTCGAGTCCGAGGCGCTGACGCTCGACTCGACCGACAGCGCTGACTGGCTGATGCTGCGCTGGACGCCGTCGAAGCCGCAGCCGGCCGGGACCACCGTCAAGGCGCAGGTCGGGACGAGCAGCGACGGGCTGACCTGGACTTGGCACGGGCCGACCGGCTCAACCTCGAGCTACTTCACCAACCCGGCAGGGCAGGCAATCTACGCGGGCGACCGCGGCAAGTTCCTGAAGGTGCGCTTCTACCTCACCAGCGATTTCAGCGAACCGGGCGACGCGAAGGGCGATGGCGCGGGAGTGCGGACGCCGAGCGTCGAGAGCTTCTCGGTCGACTACGTGCGGTTCATCGCCCCCACCGTTTCCCTCACCTGGCCCAATGGCGGTGAGAACCTGATGCATGGCGAAAGCTATGCGGTGACGTGGGACGTCACTGGCGACCTCTCGGGCAGCACCGCCATCGCGCTTGCGTACAGCCTCGATGGCGGCTCGACCTACACCTCGATAACGAGCGCGACCGCCAACGACGGCCACTACCTCTGGACGCTACCGAGCAACGAAAATGTCGAGCGCGCCCTCATTCGCATCACTGCCACGGCACTGGACGGCTCGACCGTTCAGGATACCAGCGACGGGACGTTCTCCATCGACCCGCCCGAGTTCTGGCAGACCGGCGACGGTGAAACCATCGACACCGAACCGCCGGCCATCACACTCTTCGCGCCCGGCGAAGCCACGGCGGGCGAGCCGCTCACCGTGCGCGCTGAGGTCACCGACGAGACCGCGGTTACGCAGGTCGCGCTGCGCTACACCGCGGGCGATGGCGAGCCGGTGACGGTCGCCATGTCCCCCGCCGGCAACGGCGTCTGGGAAGTCACGCTGCTGCCCGCGGAGGGTGCGCTGGAGCTGGCAGTCATCGCGAGCGACGGGAGCAACGTGGTCGAGACGCCATCGCAATCGCTGTCGGTCGGCGCAGCCGGCGGTGCCGGCACTGCTGCCGGTGGCAGCATGACTGCACTAGCGGTGCTGGGTGCTGCGGCACTGGGCCTGCTGGCGGGTTTATCGCGGAGACGCGAGTGA